The following DNA comes from Gopherus flavomarginatus isolate rGopFla2 chromosome 5, rGopFla2.mat.asm, whole genome shotgun sequence.
gtttgtttctccttgatgaaacccacccccccttgattgactcattccctgtaagccactcaccccaccccctttgatcacagcttgctttctaaggaaataaagtcactcattttaaaatcatgtattctttattacttaattataaaaagagggagagaactgagaaggtatcccgggtgtggtttgggaggaggatagtagggaaggaaaaggccactaaaaaaatttcacaataatgagagccttttggttgggctgtccactggggtggagtgggcgggtgcatgaaGCCTACCCCCATGAGTTCTTACTCGTCTggcgggtgaggaggctaaggaacatggtgaggggggaggggggttatacaggggctgcagcggcactctgtgatcctgctgccgttcctgaagctccaccatatgccggagcatgtcagtttgatcacgcagcagccccagagttgcatcccgccaccactgatcttcctgccgtcacctctcatctcgagcatctctcctgtcctcatggtcactggcatctttcctgtactttgctaccacgtccttccactcattcagatgagctctttcattgcaggtcacttccatgatttccgaaaacatttcttctcgcgtcttttttttccaccgccttatctgagatagccttcgggacggagtagggaggcttgaaaaatttgcagctgcatgagaggggagagagggagagaagtattAAAAAAGATacgttttacagaacaatggtcatactctttcacagtgaacaatactattcaccttacatagccagggccgtccttaggcataggcagaataggcaatggcgtagggcctcacactgcctgggggcaccactctgcaggcagcccaaacagtgtagaagcagggctgctgggtcctagagagagccgaatgcagcacagtctgagggacgggattggctgctggggtctctgggaaggggagagggtgggggttgggaaaggagctcacctgtgagtgtgactctttccccccagctgaggtcaggtgaggcaggctctgtggctctggaaccagtatcctttgttgtctcccataacatcagTTCTTCTCCCCAcggccccacggagcaccccctcctttctccctcctccccagaagcacccctctctctctcctccctcccctccgtcaggactgggttgggtgaggtgctgggggtaggtggggggaggcgaggctggctgcttgctgaggaatgaaagtgaaagtaactcacttcctgggcaggcagccagaattggaatgtcacacagggcttggctggggttagccagatgtgtgaaaaatcgggattggagtagggtgagcagacatccctattttatagggagtgtcccaattttggggtctttttcttatataggctccttttacccccccaccccccccatccctgtcctgattttacacactttctgtctggtcactctaggtgggggtaattggtgcctatataagacaaagccccaaatatcgggactggccctataaaatcaggacatctggatctggccaccctagctggggagcgcctctcccccgggctggcagctgccagcgatccatctcatccggggggagctgcatagggcaggatgagctgctgtggctccatgggtgccctgtccctgagatcagatgctgtgctaacttcaccatggtccataaggctggtggtggtgcccattggcgtgtgattggacctgagggtttgctgctgctgttgccgctctgcaccccaagaggtggattttggggtcctgcagttttccacctatctcctcctctgctgcagctgttgaaccagcgggctggggggtgagccaagcatgaaagcagtactgtgttgccatttagattgtcatttaacaactttgtttgccaaaaattcttgctaacaatcctgaatccaatttcaatattattaaaaaaaaaaatcaatatcttagccaaaaacagaaaattaagttgttgacaattattagtgacaggtttggtttgaggcagggagtggaccagttttcatcagagaaacaaaaaatgttgactgactttcctatagcctgttacttctgataagagccctccaacaactgtaatatgctcatctccttactagtgtataaagcaggggtcggcaacctacggcacacatgtcaaaggtggcaggtgagctgatttttgatggtatgcagcagcaggctgagcggctcagcccatcactgctctgaggttccggctgctgccctattgccagctgggataccagccatcggccccactcagcacctgctgctggcctggggacctccaaggaaccccaggctggcagtgggctgagcaggccagctgaaccactcaacctgctgtcagcctggggttccattcactcagccggcagcgggctgagtgggctggtggcgggctgagcagggccgatggggggttgagtggctcagtctgctgccagtctggggtgccagcagcactcagcctactgctactccagggttccggctgccggccccttgccagtcaggagctcagccgccagccccactctgcctcctgccagcctgggtgagcagaatcccaggctggtagcgggctgaggggggattggcggccaggatcctggctggcaggagttgatggtcagaaccccagaccagcagcgggctgagcagggcctgggatccttgtctagggttccagccaccagcccgctgccggtttggggtttcatttactcagctggcagtggcctgagcaggaccggtggccaagacctcagataataacaatagtttatttatataatatagacatagagagaaaccttctacaaacattaaaatgtattactggcacgagaaaccttaaattacagtgaacttggcacaccacttctgaaaggttgccgacccgacccctggtatagagtgaccatatgttgtactaagattctcctgcttttttttttttccctgtgagtcagtataacttttgccaacccagaagttgggcagccaatgttttacgttttcacaatgttttctccaactttcataaagtaaata
Coding sequences within:
- the LOC127051587 gene encoding uncharacterized protein LOC127051587 isoform X2; the protein is MGELNLGLPTSQELTMGPNVISQELFLTLTELPSQPSQATIPDNEAMEGTSAANFSSLPTPSRRLSQIRRWKKKTREEMFSEIMEVTCNERAHLNEWKDVVAKYRKDASDHEDRRDARDER